The Dasypus novemcinctus isolate mDasNov1 chromosome 2, mDasNov1.1.hap2, whole genome shotgun sequence genome includes a region encoding these proteins:
- the ZNF678 gene encoding zinc finger protein 678: MQSLGSLAFKDVAIDFPQEEWALLDTSQRKLFRDVMAEIISHLVSVGLQIHKSDVLSQLEQGKELWREGIGFFQNQSSGRKCGLKKQELITIQNVWRKDASTIISLNSHIPKSPFIKCNDVQEEFTHRSTVSQHVLIQNGKKPCFSKLFGKAISDRSPFIQCKQVHTRSKSYDYHVSEKAFIQSSGLRRYNGSNIGEKPYECHLCGKAFTHCSSLRRHEITHTGEKPYECHRCGKTFTHRSYLRQHERIHNGEKSYECHLCGKAFTHCSSLRQHERIHTGEKPYECPLCGKAFTNCSGLRQHESTHTGEKPYQCHLCGKAFTQHSTLRLHERIHTGEKPYECHLCGKAFRTCSYLRNHERTHTGEKPYECHLCGKAFMNRSHLRQHERTHTGEKPYECHLCGKAFTHSSTLRQHEKTHNGEKPYECHLCGKAFTHCFTLREHERTHTGEKPYKCHLCGKAFTGCSGLRQHERTHTGEKPYECHLCGKAFTTCSHLRVHERTHTGEKPYECHLCGKAFTNCSDLRKHERIHNEEKPHECGL, translated from the exons GACTTCAGATCCACAAATCAGATGTGCTTTCCCAATTGGAGCAAGGAAAGGAACTGTGGAGAGAAGGAATAGGATTCTTCCAAAACCAGAGTTCAG GTAGGAAATGTGGCCTTAAAAAACAAGAACTGATAACCATACAGAATGTCTGGAGAAAAGATGCATCTACCATCATTTCATTG AACTCTCACATTCCAAAGAGTCCTTTTATTAAATGTAATGATGTGCAAGAAGAATTCACTCATAGATCCACAGTTTCTCAACATGTGCTAATTCAGAACGGAAAGAAACCCTGTTTCAGCAAACTATTTGGAAAAGCCATCAGTGACCGGTCACCTTTTATTCAATGTAAGCAAGTCCACactagaagtaaatcatatgactATCATGTAAGTGAGAAAGCCTTTATTCAGTCCTCTGGCCTTAGACGATACAATGGCTCCAAcattggagagaaaccctatgaatgccacctgtgtgggaaagctttcacacACTGTTCTTCACTTAGACGACATGAGAtaactcatactggagagaaaccctatgaatgtcatcgaTGTGGAAAAACCTTCACTCATCGTTCTTACCTTAGGcaacatgagagaattcacaATGGAGAGAAATCATATGAatgccatctatgtgggaaagcctttaccCACTGCTCTAGCCTTAGGCAACATGAgaggattcacactggagagaaaccctatgaatgtcctctctgtgggaaagctttcaccaACTGTTCTGgccttagacaacatgagagTACTCATACCGGAGAGAAACCATATCagtgtcatctttgtgggaaagccttcactcaacATTCTACTCTTAGATTACatgagagaattcatactggagagaaaccatatgaatgccatctatgtgggaaagctttcaggacATGTTCTTATCTTAGAAACCATGAGAGAacacacactggagagaaaccctatgaatgtcatctatgtgggaaagccttcatgaATCGTTCCCACCTTAGGCAACATGAAAGGacacacactggagagaaaccctatgaatgccatctatgtggaaaagccttcactcATTCTTCAACTCTTAGGCAACATGAGAAAACTCACAAtggagaaaaaccatatgaatgccatctgtgtgggaaagccttcacccaCTGTTTTACCCTTAGAgaacatgagaggactcacactggagagaaaccttataaatgtcatctatgtgggaaagcattcACTGGTTGTTCTGgccttagacaacatgagagaactcatactggagaaaaaccctatgaatgccatctctgtggaaaagccttcactaCATGTTCCCATCttagagttcatgagagaacacacactggagagaaaccttatgaatgtcatctatgtgggaaagccttcaccaaTTGTTCTGACCTTAGAAAACACGAGAGAATTCACAATGAGGAGAAACCACATGAATGTGGTCTATGA